A single window of Brevundimonas vitisensis DNA harbors:
- a CDS encoding host-nuclease inhibitor Gam family protein — MAKAKIKALATPAAQSKEETEQLIARMGDLQRQRQRIQADYGDKAARLKEGVEQEVQPIDAEIEDIMVRVQGWCEANRNSITQGGKVKFASFATGEVKWRSLPPKVGIRGVEKMLEEARRLGLTQFIRTKLEPNKEVMLAEAALARTLPGVTIGSEGEEFGIEPFQAEIVGAAA, encoded by the coding sequence ATGGCCAAGGCCAAAATCAAGGCGCTCGCCACCCCGGCGGCGCAGTCGAAGGAAGAGACCGAGCAGCTGATCGCGCGCATGGGCGATCTGCAACGCCAGCGTCAGCGCATCCAGGCTGACTATGGCGACAAGGCCGCTCGGCTGAAGGAAGGCGTCGAGCAGGAAGTCCAGCCGATCGATGCCGAGATCGAGGACATCATGGTGCGCGTTCAAGGCTGGTGCGAGGCCAACCGCAACAGCATCACCCAGGGCGGGAAGGTGAAGTTCGCCAGCTTCGCCACCGGCGAGGTGAAGTGGCGCTCGCTGCCGCCGAAGGTCGGCATCCGCGGCGTCGAGAAGATGCTTGAAGAAGCCCGCCGTCTGGGCCTGACGCAGTTCATTCGCACCAAGCTGGAGCCGAACAAGGAGGTGATGCTGGCCGAGGCCGCGCTGGCGCGGACCCTGCCCGGCGTGACGATCGGCAGCGAGGGCGAAGAGTTCGGCATTGAGCCGTTCCAGGCCGAGATCGTCGGGGCGGCTGCCTGA
- a CDS encoding AAA family ATPase produces MTPNLGKTTFSPHELGQLRAETSAFIDRHGWTAKQFAEECEVPEGTFGPWLADKYPGSQKRIDEVASVVNRFLVARKEQAEMAATIPVAPMFQETPTARRIWAGLEHAQVFGDLTVVGVGPGMGKTETTRQYRKLRPRVWVATMAPSTRGVPNALIEVLGAMGDQDARGTPQALSRRVAAKATSGGLLVIDEAQHLSQQAVDEFRSIHDKTGVGLVFSGDESVFSLFDGSRRSAFAQFHSRIGYRVRLSRPDPKDAVVIAAAHGVTETQLVKLCGEIASKPGALRGLTKTLLLAKRMAAMASEPLTATLIREAYAQRAADQAA; encoded by the coding sequence ATGACACCCAACCTCGGCAAAACCACCTTCAGCCCCCACGAGCTGGGCCAGCTGCGCGCGGAAACCAGCGCCTTCATCGACCGCCACGGCTGGACCGCCAAACAGTTCGCCGAAGAGTGCGAGGTGCCCGAGGGCACGTTCGGGCCCTGGCTGGCGGACAAATACCCAGGCTCCCAGAAGCGGATCGACGAGGTCGCATCGGTGGTGAACCGGTTCCTGGTCGCGCGGAAGGAACAGGCCGAAATGGCCGCTACCATTCCGGTCGCCCCAATGTTCCAGGAGACGCCGACGGCGCGCCGCATCTGGGCCGGGCTGGAGCACGCCCAGGTGTTCGGCGACCTGACGGTGGTCGGGGTCGGCCCCGGAATGGGCAAGACCGAGACCACTCGGCAATACCGGAAACTGCGTCCTCGTGTCTGGGTCGCCACGATGGCCCCGTCCACGCGCGGCGTGCCTAATGCCCTGATCGAGGTTCTGGGGGCCATGGGCGACCAGGACGCACGGGGGACGCCCCAAGCGCTGTCGCGCCGGGTCGCGGCCAAGGCGACGTCAGGCGGGCTGCTGGTCATCGACGAGGCGCAGCACCTTTCCCAGCAGGCCGTCGACGAGTTCCGGTCGATCCACGACAAGACGGGCGTCGGCCTGGTCTTCAGCGGCGACGAGAGCGTCTTCAGCCTGTTCGACGGTTCGCGCCGGTCGGCCTTTGCGCAGTTCCACAGCCGCATCGGCTATCGCGTCCGCCTGAGCCGCCCCGATCCCAAGGATGCCGTGGTGATCGCGGCGGCGCATGGGGTGACCGAGACCCAGCTGGTCAAGCTGTGCGGCGAGATCGCCAGCAAGCCCGGTGCCCTGCGCGGCCTGACCAAGACGCTGCTGCTGGCCAAGCGGATGGCGGCGATGGCGTCCGAGCCTTTGACCGCCACCCTGATCCGCGAGGCTTATGCCCAGCGGGCCGCAGACCAGGCGGCGTGA
- a CDS encoding transposase domain-containing protein: MKAWWTAQDLAMQTLPGLPTTKRKINETADQLGWGSRTNASGQPLARARKGKGGGMEYHYSVLPVQAVAALVARGLVVNLDTAARPIVARSELWAAFDGLPECKKAVARFRLDILKEVEALRQAGHSATGAVAHVVHLHGLKFRAGEGKEHKFSVQTVYNWQKVVRHLSRGDWLPALVPQTQGRTATADCDPDAWEFLKGDYLRLSQPSFESCWDRLTDAAALHGWALPSAKTMKRRLDTEIPEALRVIAREGTEVHARMYPPMVRDRSQFHAMQAVNADGHRWDVFVAWPGRDKPVRPLMLAIQDLYSGKILSWRLAENEGADTVRLAFGDLFRDHGVPELAWLDNGRGFASKWITGGTPNRFRFKVKKEEPVGVLTALGVEVRWTRPYSGQSKPIERAFETLCDHGARHPAFQGAYTGNSPMAKPEDYQSRAVPLHVFKAVVTKVIAQHNAKVGRRTRVCRGVLSYDQAYEASRAGAVIRTATEAQLRMCMLAHEGVTAEKRSGSLRLFDNVYWAAFLNEHRGEKLIVRFDPDRLHEEPVHVYSRAGAYLGAAELQAASGFADATAAREHNRARAAFIKAQKDQLAVERRLSASDVAALLPELDEDDVAPAPAPRAVRMITGLGSLGGAAALAAEADPIRFDDRYAEALAREQRDHLRLVE; encoded by the coding sequence ATGAAGGCGTGGTGGACCGCCCAAGACCTGGCCATGCAGACCCTGCCGGGCCTGCCGACGACCAAGCGCAAGATCAACGAGACAGCCGATCAGCTCGGCTGGGGCTCGCGCACCAATGCGTCAGGCCAGCCGCTGGCCCGCGCCCGCAAGGGCAAGGGCGGCGGGATGGAATATCACTATTCGGTGTTGCCGGTTCAGGCCGTCGCGGCGCTGGTCGCGCGCGGCCTGGTGGTCAATCTGGACACCGCCGCCCGGCCAATCGTGGCCCGGTCCGAACTATGGGCCGCGTTCGACGGCCTGCCCGAGTGCAAGAAGGCCGTGGCGCGGTTCCGGCTGGATATTCTGAAGGAGGTCGAGGCCCTGCGCCAGGCCGGGCATTCGGCCACCGGCGCAGTCGCCCATGTCGTCCACCTGCACGGTCTGAAGTTCCGCGCGGGGGAAGGCAAGGAGCACAAGTTCAGCGTCCAGACGGTCTATAACTGGCAGAAGGTGGTGCGCCATCTGAGCCGGGGTGACTGGCTGCCCGCGCTAGTCCCGCAGACTCAGGGCCGAACGGCCACGGCCGACTGTGATCCCGATGCCTGGGAGTTCCTGAAAGGCGACTATCTGCGCCTGTCGCAGCCCTCGTTCGAGAGCTGCTGGGACCGCCTGACCGATGCCGCCGCCCTGCATGGCTGGGCGCTGCCCTCGGCCAAGACGATGAAGCGTCGCTTGGACACCGAGATCCCGGAAGCGCTGCGGGTGATCGCGCGCGAGGGGACCGAGGTCCACGCCCGGATGTATCCGCCGATGGTGCGCGACCGCAGCCAGTTCCACGCCATGCAGGCGGTGAACGCGGACGGCCACCGCTGGGATGTCTTTGTCGCCTGGCCCGGAAGGGACAAGCCGGTGCGCCCGCTGATGCTGGCCATTCAGGACCTGTATTCCGGGAAAATCCTGTCGTGGCGTCTGGCCGAAAACGAAGGCGCGGACACGGTGCGCCTGGCCTTTGGCGATCTGTTCCGCGACCACGGCGTGCCCGAGCTGGCCTGGCTGGACAACGGGCGGGGCTTTGCCTCGAAGTGGATCACGGGCGGCACGCCGAACCGGTTCCGGTTCAAGGTCAAGAAGGAAGAGCCGGTTGGCGTCCTGACCGCCCTGGGCGTCGAGGTGCGCTGGACGCGCCCGTATTCGGGTCAGTCCAAGCCGATCGAGCGGGCGTTCGAGACGCTGTGCGACCACGGGGCGAGGCACCCGGCGTTCCAGGGTGCCTATACCGGCAACTCGCCCATGGCCAAGCCCGAGGACTATCAGTCCCGCGCCGTTCCCCTGCATGTCTTCAAGGCCGTCGTCACCAAGGTCATCGCCCAGCACAATGCCAAGGTCGGGCGTCGGACGCGGGTCTGCCGGGGCGTGCTGTCCTATGACCAGGCCTATGAGGCGTCTCGCGCCGGTGCCGTGATCCGGACCGCCACAGAGGCCCAGCTGCGGATGTGCATGCTGGCCCACGAGGGCGTGACGGCGGAGAAACGGTCCGGGTCGCTGCGCCTGTTCGACAACGTCTATTGGGCGGCGTTCCTGAACGAGCATCGCGGCGAGAAGCTGATCGTCCGGTTCGACCCGGACCGGCTGCATGAAGAACCGGTCCATGTCTATTCGCGGGCTGGCGCCTATCTGGGGGCCGCCGAGCTTCAGGCCGCGTCCGGCTTTGCCGATGCGACGGCGGCGCGCGAGCACAACCGGGCGCGGGCGGCCTTCATCAAGGCACAGAAGGATCAGCTGGCGGTCGAGCGGCGTCTGTCGGCCAGCGATGTCGCCGCCCTGCTGCCGGAGCTGGACGAGGACGACGTGGCACCCGCGCCCGCGCCTCGGGCGGTCCGCATGATCACCGGTCTGGGCTCGCTGGGCGGGGCTGCTGCCCTGGCCGCCGAGGCCGATCCCATCCGCTTTGACGACCGATACGCCGAGGCCCTGGCGCGAGAGCAACGGGACCATCTGCGGCTGGTCGAATGA
- a CDS encoding ParB/RepB/Spo0J family partition protein, producing MAQGITSGPVDQPAAVIDPVAIEQIVLVPLALIDASDRLREVNDAHAEVMAASFTERGQRTPIEIVRRGDRFRLVYGAHRYRAAQIAGWADIKAIITEADDAELRLREIDENLIRHELTALDRARFLAERKRIYEALNPEAKHGGDRRSDQVANLATWSFSADIADKTGLSERTIRRAVLLAEALSPDVVKAVQHTALASNQAALEALAKHPHERQVAAVGHLLAQDNPARSVNEAFDRIDGKAVKPAEDRSLSRSIDLWERMNARDRRAFLAFLAEAELPKGCSVEVTK from the coding sequence ATGGCTCAGGGGATCACATCCGGGCCGGTCGATCAGCCCGCCGCCGTCATCGATCCGGTCGCGATCGAGCAGATCGTTCTGGTGCCTTTGGCGCTGATCGATGCCAGCGACAGGCTGCGGGAGGTCAACGACGCCCACGCTGAGGTGATGGCCGCGTCGTTCACCGAACGGGGGCAGCGCACGCCGATCGAGATCGTGCGCCGGGGCGACCGGTTCCGTCTGGTCTATGGGGCGCACCGGTATAGGGCCGCCCAGATCGCGGGATGGGCCGACATCAAGGCCATCATCACCGAGGCCGACGACGCGGAACTCCGGCTGCGCGAGATCGACGAGAACCTGATCCGGCACGAGCTGACGGCGCTGGATCGCGCCCGGTTCCTGGCCGAACGCAAGCGCATCTATGAGGCCCTGAACCCAGAGGCGAAGCACGGCGGGGATCGTCGCAGCGACCAAGTGGCCAACTTGGCCACTTGGTCCTTCAGCGCCGACATCGCCGACAAGACGGGACTTTCCGAGCGCACGATCCGCCGGGCGGTTCTGCTGGCCGAGGCCCTCTCGCCGGACGTTGTGAAGGCGGTTCAGCACACGGCGCTGGCGTCCAATCAGGCGGCGCTGGAAGCTCTGGCGAAACATCCCCACGAACGACAGGTGGCGGCGGTCGGGCATCTGCTGGCCCAGGACAACCCCGCGCGGTCGGTGAATGAGGCCTTCGATCGGATCGACGGCAAGGCCGTCAAGCCTGCCGAAGACCGATCGCTGTCGCGCTCCATCGACCTTTGGGAGCGGATGAACGCCCGCGATCGGCGGGCCTTCCTGGCCTTCCTGGCCGAGGCCGAACTTCCCAAGGGCTGCTCGGTCGAGGTGACGAAATGA
- a CDS encoding helix-turn-helix domain-containing protein — translation MALHPEEIKCEVRMTGITLTGLALRHGFSPSACRKALVVPCPRVDRVIAKRIGRKLHEVWPERYDTRGRRIFTKVNSSALQSVPHRLSTQAV, via the coding sequence ATGGCGTTGCATCCTGAAGAGATCAAGTGCGAGGTTCGCATGACGGGCATTACCCTGACAGGGTTGGCGCTGCGCCATGGGTTCAGCCCATCAGCTTGCCGCAAGGCGCTGGTGGTGCCCTGTCCTCGGGTCGATCGGGTGATTGCAAAGCGCATCGGTCGGAAGCTCCACGAGGTCTGGCCCGAGCGATACGACACGCGGGGCCGACGAATCTTCACGAAGGTGAATAGTAGCGCACTCCAAAGTGTGCCGCATCGTCTAAGCACGCAGGCGGTTTAG
- a CDS encoding XRE family transcriptional regulator yields the protein MDDDDDLARGFSERLQLAMGTTSQAVVAKRARISTGAMSKYLNGSEPGLLKAARLAKALDVSLHWLATGEGAPSASSFGYVGLPIFDVRLSAGTASFSDAAREIGTMPFDMDLLRALGRANGDGLGVLEAEGDSMEPLISDGARVVIDFKDTRLREKVFAFRFDDELRLKRLRRTIDGIEILSENPRYEPELLSGEALNRFQILGRALWSGSML from the coding sequence GTGGATGATGATGATGATTTGGCACGCGGCTTCTCGGAGCGGCTTCAGCTTGCCATGGGCACTACGTCACAGGCGGTCGTAGCCAAGCGGGCACGCATCTCGACCGGTGCCATGAGCAAGTATCTCAATGGCAGCGAGCCGGGCCTGCTGAAGGCCGCCCGCTTGGCGAAGGCTCTCGATGTCAGCTTGCATTGGCTGGCGACCGGAGAAGGCGCGCCCAGCGCTTCGTCGTTCGGTTATGTGGGGCTGCCCATATTCGACGTCCGCCTTTCGGCCGGCACGGCCAGCTTCTCCGACGCAGCCAGGGAGATCGGCACCATGCCGTTCGATATGGACCTGCTGCGGGCCTTGGGCAGAGCCAACGGGGACGGTCTGGGCGTCCTGGAAGCCGAAGGCGACTCGATGGAGCCGTTGATCAGCGACGGTGCCCGCGTCGTCATTGACTTCAAGGATACCCGCCTGCGTGAGAAGGTATTCGCCTTTCGTTTCGACGACGAACTTCGCCTGAAGCGCCTGCGCCGCACCATCGACGGCATCGAGATTTTGTCCGAAAATCCCCGCTACGAGCCCGAGCTGCTGTCCGGCGAGGCCCTGAACCGTTTCCAAATCCTCGGCCGCGCCCTTTGGTCGGGGTCCATGCTTTAA
- a CDS encoding DpnI domain-containing protein: protein MAADDEPFRNLGFAEDTAVFASAPQNVRVLSEGWMAMHGFCPSCGAEPLSAFKANSPVADFHCSVCAEEYELKAQRGPIKRRIMDGAYGTMTARLKARNNPSLMVMSYDPGRTRVTDLIVVPRYFFTVDLIEPRKPLGPNARRAGWQGCNILIGDVPLSGRIPLIISGVVSPRAEVVDRWRSTLFLKDASLNARGWLLGVMRAVEAVRRPELALDDVYAHEATLSALYPGNNNVRPKIRQQLQVLRDRAGWRSTGAGRIGGPDPSPNGRGSTGLITPPTSDPDGSVGQGLAFGSREDRMAEAVKTLTVAERRAAARGARRVERASRHAEAIIGLAEALAAAWHLPEGSAAQRRARARIEWGIRALKRVKL, encoded by the coding sequence ATGGCCGCCGACGACGAACCCTTCCGCAATCTCGGCTTCGCCGAGGACACTGCCGTCTTCGCCAGCGCACCGCAGAACGTCCGCGTCTTGTCCGAGGGCTGGATGGCGATGCACGGCTTCTGTCCCTCCTGCGGCGCGGAGCCTCTGTCCGCCTTCAAGGCCAACTCGCCCGTGGCGGACTTTCACTGCTCCGTCTGCGCCGAAGAATATGAGCTCAAGGCTCAACGCGGGCCGATCAAGCGGCGGATCATGGACGGTGCATATGGCACGATGACCGCGCGGCTGAAGGCGCGGAACAACCCAAGCCTGATGGTCATGAGCTACGATCCGGGCCGCACCCGCGTCACCGACCTGATCGTCGTGCCCCGTTACTTCTTCACCGTCGACCTGATCGAACCGCGAAAGCCACTCGGCCCGAACGCCCGCCGCGCCGGATGGCAGGGCTGCAACATCCTGATCGGCGACGTGCCGTTGTCTGGACGCATCCCCCTGATCATCAGCGGCGTGGTTTCGCCCCGCGCCGAAGTGGTGGACCGCTGGCGCTCCACCCTGTTCTTGAAGGACGCCAGCCTGAATGCGCGCGGCTGGCTGCTGGGCGTCATGCGGGCGGTGGAGGCGGTCAGGCGGCCAGAGTTGGCCCTCGACGACGTCTATGCCCATGAGGCGACGCTCTCGGCGCTCTATCCTGGGAACAACAATGTCCGCCCCAAGATCAGGCAGCAGCTTCAGGTGCTGCGCGACCGGGCTGGTTGGCGTTCAACGGGCGCGGGACGTATCGGCGGACCTGATCCCTCTCCCAACGGGAGAGGGTCGACGGGCCTGATCACCCCCCCCACGTCCGATCCTGACGGAAGCGTCGGGCAGGGTCTGGCCTTCGGATCAAGGGAGGATCGGATGGCAGAGGCGGTCAAGACGCTGACAGTGGCGGAGCGGCGGGCGGCGGCGAGGGGGGCGCGGCGGGTCGAGCGGGCGTCGCGCCATGCGGAGGCGATCATCGGCCTGGCCGAGGCACTGGCGGCGGCGTGGCACCTGCCCGAGGGATCGGCAGCGCAGCGCCGGGCGCGGGCCAGGATCGAGTGGGGAATCCGGGCCCTGAAGCGGGTGAAGCTGTGA
- a CDS encoding DUF2188 domain-containing protein encodes MARKIFYVVVNGTQWGVRCEGGLVSSHLTQAAAIQAARGHALGWWKAGQPSQVLVQGADAKWRTEWTYGDDPLRHPG; translated from the coding sequence ATGGCCAGGAAGATTTTTTACGTTGTGGTGAACGGCACGCAGTGGGGTGTCAGGTGCGAAGGGGGGCTGGTCAGCAGCCATTTGACTCAGGCCGCTGCGATCCAAGCTGCTCGTGGGCACGCGTTGGGATGGTGGAAAGCGGGCCAGCCTTCCCAAGTTCTCGTGCAAGGTGCTGATGCGAAATGGAGGACTGAGTGGACCTATGGCGATGACCCGCTTCGACACCCGGGTTGA
- a CDS encoding Fic family protein, producing MAKSKNPGTTEPTSLKIRSNGESYLRTHPWLVFGLPDTREWPARLWLALGEASSKCHHLAGVPLMPEFAKNLHRVFLAKGVHATAAIEGNTLTEAQVLRIVEGERTTPLSQKYLEQEITNVLGVANSIVEEIEINGRQPLTVQDIKDYNADILYGLELEDHVDPGKFRTCSVGVFDYKAPDWEDCDSLMERLCDWLNTGFEPPEAEDAIVYGIIKSVIAHVYLAWIHPFGDGNGRTARMLEVRFLMEAGVASSAVHLLSNHYNKTRGDYYRRLSDASKKDDLVGFLSYATRGFVDQLRMQILYVKRQQWHVAWVSYVHEYFGTEKTIADKRQICLLLALSQNRGYTPVQKLRHMSPVLAEMYANKTAKTISRDLNSLLSAELIERTKAGVRARTEIILAFLPKQKLDTDFIGVDYDDLLKQRLEELDRDLLPFGRAISDA from the coding sequence ATGGCGAAATCGAAGAACCCCGGAACTACCGAACCTACATCGCTCAAGATTCGGTCAAACGGTGAGTCATACCTTCGGACGCATCCGTGGCTTGTCTTTGGCCTTCCGGATACCCGGGAATGGCCAGCGCGCCTTTGGCTGGCCTTGGGGGAAGCAAGTTCCAAATGCCATCACCTAGCGGGCGTGCCGCTAATGCCCGAGTTTGCAAAGAACCTGCATCGCGTTTTCCTAGCCAAAGGCGTTCACGCTACGGCAGCGATCGAGGGTAACACGCTCACCGAGGCGCAGGTTTTGCGAATCGTCGAAGGCGAGCGCACGACGCCGCTATCACAAAAGTATCTTGAACAGGAGATTACAAATGTCCTCGGCGTGGCCAACAGTATTGTTGAAGAGATCGAAATAAACGGTCGTCAACCGCTGACTGTACAAGATATAAAAGACTATAATGCGGATATTTTGTATGGTCTCGAATTAGAAGATCACGTTGACCCTGGCAAATTTAGAACATGCTCGGTTGGAGTGTTCGACTATAAAGCGCCAGATTGGGAAGACTGTGACTCGCTCATGGAAAGACTCTGTGACTGGCTAAACACCGGATTCGAACCCCCTGAAGCCGAAGATGCTATCGTCTACGGAATCATAAAGTCCGTGATTGCGCACGTCTATCTCGCGTGGATTCACCCATTTGGAGACGGAAACGGTCGGACGGCCAGGATGTTAGAGGTTCGCTTCCTGATGGAGGCGGGCGTGGCTTCTTCCGCCGTTCACCTTCTTAGTAATCACTACAACAAGACCCGAGGTGACTACTACAGGCGGCTTTCCGACGCCTCGAAGAAGGACGATCTGGTCGGCTTTCTCTCTTACGCGACACGAGGCTTTGTTGATCAACTAAGGATGCAAATCCTGTACGTAAAGAGACAGCAATGGCACGTTGCGTGGGTCTCTTATGTCCATGAATATTTCGGCACGGAGAAAACTATTGCCGATAAACGCCAGATTTGCTTACTTCTCGCGCTGTCGCAAAATCGAGGCTATACACCGGTTCAAAAACTAAGGCACATGTCTCCCGTTTTGGCCGAAATGTATGCAAATAAAACCGCCAAAACGATATCGAGAGATCTAAACTCACTTCTTTCCGCTGAATTAATTGAGCGCACTAAAGCTGGCGTGAGAGCAAGAACGGAAATAATACTTGCGTTCCTGCCCAAACAAAAGCTGGACACAGATTTTATCGGCGTCGATTATGACGATTTGCTTAAGCAAAGGCTTGAAGAACTTGATCGCGATCTGCTGCCATTTGGCCGCGCGATAAGCGATGCGTGA
- the uvrB gene encoding excinuclease ABC subunit UvrB produces the protein MNRSSTPKGSAPRTKKPVHVPQAGMAEAPAAFLRDDAAPMPQAMRNMPMFAPVSGPRLTPEEAPGKPDDWAPHRPDRPAKSLKGRQQQPFRLVTNYTPAGDQPSAIAEIVEGLEGSERDQVLLGVTGSGKTFTMAKVIEATQRPALILAHNKTLAAQLYSEFKAFFPDNAVEYFVSYYDYYQPEAYVPRTDTYIEKDSSINEQIDRMRHSATRSILERDDVIVVASVSCIYGIGSVETYTAMTFDLKVGAQIDEAKLRADLIALQYKRNDLNFERGMFRKRGDTVEIFPVHQEDRAWRISLFGDEIESIQEFDPLTGKKTADLEEVTVYAASHYVTPRPTLNQALGGIRAELKETLDWMVENGKLLEAQRLEQRVRFDLEMMEATGSCAGIENYSRWLTGRAPGEPPPTFFEYIPDNALLFVDESHVTIGQISAMFRGDYRRKSTLAEYGFRLPSCIDNRPLKFDEWDAMRPQTVHVSATPGPWEMERTGGVFVEQVIRPTGLIDPPVDIRPVSGKTRNQVDDVIDEVKAVARNGYRSLVTVLTKKMAEDLTEYMHEQGVRVRYMHSDVDTMERIEIIRDLRLGTFDVLIGINLLREGLDIPECGLVAILDADKEGFLRSETSLIQTIGRAARNVDGRVILYADRMTGSMERAIAETNRRRERQEAYNAEHGITPESVKRDIKEILDSPYEKDRVLIPTAGVREDAKPFIGNNFQATLKDMEAKMREAASNLEFEEAGRLRDEIKKLKLLDLEFANEVLTAAGEEVDKTAPKRWRKEAQVEKAEAFRKGR, from the coding sequence ATGAACCGTTCCTCGACGCCCAAGGGGTCGGCCCCCCGCACCAAGAAGCCCGTCCATGTGCCGCAGGCGGGCATGGCAGAGGCTCCGGCCGCCTTTCTGCGCGACGATGCGGCGCCCATGCCGCAGGCCATGCGCAACATGCCAATGTTCGCGCCCGTTTCCGGCCCGCGCCTGACGCCGGAGGAGGCCCCCGGCAAGCCGGACGACTGGGCTCCGCACCGTCCCGACCGCCCCGCCAAGTCGCTGAAAGGCCGCCAGCAGCAGCCCTTCCGTCTGGTCACCAACTACACGCCGGCCGGGGACCAGCCCTCGGCCATCGCCGAGATCGTCGAGGGGCTGGAGGGGTCGGAGCGCGATCAGGTGCTGCTGGGCGTCACCGGCTCCGGCAAGACCTTCACCATGGCCAAGGTCATTGAGGCCACGCAGCGTCCCGCCCTGATCCTGGCCCACAACAAGACCCTGGCGGCGCAGCTGTACAGCGAGTTCAAGGCCTTCTTCCCTGACAATGCCGTCGAATATTTCGTATCCTATTACGACTACTATCAGCCCGAAGCCTATGTTCCTCGTACTGACACCTATATCGAGAAGGACTCCAGCATAAACGAGCAGATCGACCGGATGCGGCATTCGGCGACGCGCTCTATACTGGAACGCGATGACGTCATTGTTGTGGCGTCGGTCAGCTGTATCTACGGCATTGGCTCGGTCGAGACCTATACGGCCATGACGTTCGACCTGAAGGTCGGGGCGCAGATCGATGAGGCGAAGCTGAGGGCCGATCTGATCGCGCTGCAGTATAAGCGCAACGACCTCAATTTCGAGCGCGGCATGTTCAGGAAGCGCGGCGACACCGTCGAGATCTTCCCGGTCCACCAGGAGGATCGCGCCTGGCGCATCAGCCTGTTCGGCGACGAGATCGAGAGCATCCAGGAGTTCGACCCCCTGACCGGCAAGAAGACCGCCGATCTGGAGGAGGTCACCGTCTATGCCGCCAGCCACTATGTCACCCCGCGCCCGACGCTGAACCAGGCCCTGGGCGGCATCCGGGCGGAGCTGAAGGAGACGCTCGACTGGATGGTCGAGAACGGCAAGCTGCTGGAGGCCCAGCGGCTGGAACAGCGCGTCCGCTTCGACCTGGAGATGATGGAGGCCACCGGCTCCTGCGCCGGGATCGAGAACTATTCCCGCTGGCTGACCGGCCGCGCGCCCGGAGAGCCCCCGCCCACCTTCTTCGAATACATCCCCGACAACGCCCTGCTGTTCGTGGACGAAAGCCACGTCACCATCGGCCAGATCAGCGCCATGTTCCGGGGGGATTACCGCCGCAAGTCGACCCTGGCCGAATACGGCTTCCGCCTGCCCTCCTGCATCGACAACCGCCCGCTGAAGTTCGACGAGTGGGACGCCATGCGCCCCCAGACGGTGCACGTCAGCGCCACCCCCGGGCCGTGGGAGATGGAGCGCACCGGCGGCGTCTTCGTGGAGCAGGTGATCCGCCCCACCGGCCTGATCGACCCGCCCGTCGACATCCGCCCCGTCTCCGGCAAGACCCGCAACCAGGTCGACGACGTCATCGACGAGGTCAAGGCCGTGGCCCGCAACGGCTATCGCAGCCTGGTCACCGTCCTGACCAAGAAGATGGCCGAGGACCTGACCGAATACATGCACGAACAGGGGGTCCGCGTCCGCTATATGCACAGTGACGTCGATACCATGGAGCGGATCGAGATCATCCGCGACCTGCGCCTGGGCACCTTCGACGTGCTGATCGGCATCAACCTGCTGCGCGAGGGGCTGGACATCCCCGAATGCGGCCTGGTCGCCATTCTGGATGCGGACAAGGAGGGCTTCCTGCGCTCCGAGACTTCATTGATCCAGACCATCGGCCGCGCCGCCCGCAACGTCGACGGCCGCGTCATCCTTTACGCCGACCGCATGACCGGCTCGATGGAGCGCGCCATCGCCGAGACCAACCGCCGCCGCGAACGGCAGGAGGCCTATAACGCCGAACACGGCATCACCCCCGAAAGCGTCAAGCGCGACATCAAGGAAATCCTCGACAGCCCCTATGAGAAGGACCGCGTCCTGATCCCCACCGCCGGGGTGCGCGAAGACGCCAAACCCTTCATCGGCAACAATTTCCAGGCCACGCTCAAGGACATGGAAGCCAAGATGCGCGAGGCCGCCTCCAACCTGGAATTCGAGGAAGCCGGCCGCCTGCGCGACGAGATCAAGAAGCTGAAACTGCTCGACCTGGAATTCGCCAACGAAGTCCTGACCGCCGCCGGCGAAGAGGTCGACAAGACCGCCCCGAAGCGCTGGCGCAAGGAGGCTCAGGTGGAGAAGGCGGAGGCGTTCCGTAAGGGGCGATAG